In Sphingobacterium sp. R2, the genomic stretch ATATTTGAGGCTGCAGGATTCCAACTACGCGAACCGGGATGCTCCGCATGTTTAGGAATGAACGAAGATAAAATACCTGCTGGCAAATATTGCGTTTCGACTTCAAATAGAAACTTCGAAGGACGTCAAGGGCCTAATGCACGTACCATGCTGGTATCCCCCTTAACAGCAGCTGCCGCAGCAGTAACAGGTAAAATAACAGATGTAAGAGAGTTGATCTAAAAAAATTAAAACGTAAAATATATTAATCTAAAAATGAAAAGTACTACTAAAATTACATCTATCATCTTAGCGGGGGCTACACTTTTTACCAGTTGCGCAAGCAAAACATTGATTCAATCGAATCCTGTTGGAGCAAAAGTTTATATTCAAGGAGAGTACGCGGGTACGACACCGTATTCTTATAAAGACACCAAAATCGTTGGCAGCACAACTGACTTGAAAATAGAAAAAGAAGGTTATGAGCCTTTTATTACCAGTTTTTCCAGAAATGAAAAAGCTGACGTCGGAGCTATTATCGGTGGTATATTTGTACTCGTTCCATTTCTATGGACCATGAAATATAAAGAGCAACATACGTATGAATTGATACCTCTTGGTAGCGGAGCAAAAAAAGAGTCAACAGACACATCATTATCAGCTAAATTACAAGAGCTAAAAAAGATGTACGATGACAAGCTTATTACCAAAGAGGAGTATGAAAAGCAAAGAGAAAAGGTTTTGAACAATTAGCGTTCGAAAAAAATAAAACAGATAAAAAACGGAGGGCTAATAGACTCAGCTCCGTTTTTTATTTTGACTTTGAAAAAATGAAAAAATTTGAAACTTTAACTTCACGGGTAGTTCCACTACCTATTGAAAATATTGATACCGATCAGATCATTCCAGCGCGTTTTCTAAAAGCGACCACGCGCGAAGGATTTGGAGATAATTTATTCCGTGATTGGCGCTTTGATACAGACAATCAGCCCAAAACGGATTTCGTATTGAACAACCCGACCTATTCGGGAAAAATATTGGTTGCGGGTAAAAACTTTGGCTGTGGTTCTAGTCGCGAACACGCTGCCTGGGCTATTCAAGACTATGGTTTTGACGTTGTTATCAGTTCATTCTTTGCAGATATCTTCAAAGGAAATGCGCTAAATAATGGGGTTTTACCCATTCAAGTTCCAGAAGAGTTTTTAGGAAAGATATTTGAATTGGTACACCAAAATCCTAATACCGAAATTATCGTCGACCTGGAGAAACAAACGGTCATGTTGACAGAAACAGGCGATCAATTTGAATTTGAAATCAATCCATATAAAAAGTCATGCTTGATCAATGGATATGATGACATCGACTTTATCCTAAACCAAAAAGATTCAATCGAAGCATTTGAAGCAAACAGACAATGGTAGATCCTGTCGTCCATATTGCCAATTTAACTGTTCAGTACGGTAGAGATATCGTATTGCAAGATTTAAATTGGCAAATTTTTAAGGGTGAACAATGGATCATAGGAGGACCGAGTGGTACCGGAAAAACAACGCTTGCAAAAGCAGTTGCCGGTCAATTAAAATATGAAGGGAAAATCGAATTCAATCTCGGCTCCAATAATCCCCTTTCAGCGAAAATTCACTATGTTTCCAATTGGTTTCAATTTACCAATCTCGAAGGCGACCGCAACTTTTATTATCAACAGCGGTACAACAAATTCGCAAAAAACGATACGTTAACTGTTTTTGCAGAGCTGAAACATTATGCACGGGAGGAACAACTCTCTTTTGACGATGTA encodes the following:
- a CDS encoding PEGA domain-containing protein, with amino-acid sequence MKSTTKITSIILAGATLFTSCASKTLIQSNPVGAKVYIQGEYAGTTPYSYKDTKIVGSTTDLKIEKEGYEPFITSFSRNEKADVGAIIGGIFVLVPFLWTMKYKEQHTYELIPLGSGAKKESTDTSLSAKLQELKKMYDDKLITKEEYEKQREKVLNN
- the leuD gene encoding 3-isopropylmalate dehydratase small subunit; translation: MKKFETLTSRVVPLPIENIDTDQIIPARFLKATTREGFGDNLFRDWRFDTDNQPKTDFVLNNPTYSGKILVAGKNFGCGSSREHAAWAIQDYGFDVVISSFFADIFKGNALNNGVLPIQVPEEFLGKIFELVHQNPNTEIIVDLEKQTVMLTETGDQFEFEINPYKKSCLINGYDDIDFILNQKDSIEAFEANRQW